One Molothrus aeneus isolate 106 chromosome 6, BPBGC_Maene_1.0, whole genome shotgun sequence genomic window carries:
- the LOC136557988 gene encoding olfactory receptor 5V1-like, translating into MQRGNLSAVSEFVFVGLSDAPEIRLLLFVLFLLIYLATMAGNITLLIAISTDSHLHSPMYFFLGNLSLLDLLCPTITVPKMLGALLLEHKEIYFSGCLFQHFSLIAVVGTEIFLLAVMAYDRYVAVCHPLRYPSIVSTKLCAQLALGTWATGLLNSLLHTSLVFTLSFCGPNRIQQYYCDLPPVLALSCSSTHSTELVILVVAGVLGSGACVVTVASYICILQEILARKSPGIRHKAFSTCGSHLAVVCLFYGTTICTYVRPSSTYSPHWDRVVSMLYGMLTPLLNPIIYSLRNKEVKCALKRVISQVRRALTRQENLAQSPPSAG; encoded by the coding sequence ATGCAGAGGGGCAACCTCTCAGCAGTATCTGAGTTTGTTTTCGTGGGCCTCTCTGATGCTCCAGAAATCCGTTTGCTTCTCTTTGTGCTGTTTCTGCTCATTTATTTGGCCACCATGGCAGGCAACATCACTCTGCTCATTGCCATCAGCACTGACTCccacctgcacagccccatgTACTTCTTCCTCGGCAACTTATCCCTGCTGGATCTCTTATGTCCCACCATCACCGTGCCCAAGATGCTGGGGGccttgctgctggagcacaAAGAGATTTATTTCTCTGGCTGCCTGTTCCAGCACTTTTCCCTCATTGCTGTGGTGGGCACAGAGATTTTCCTCCTGGCTGTGATGGCCTACGACCGCTACGTGGCTGTGTGCCACCCCCTGAGGTACCCCAGCATTGTGAGCACAAAGctgtgtgctcagctggccctgggcacctGGGCAACTGGGCTTCTGAACTCCCTGCTGCACACCTCTCTGGTTTTCACACTCTCTTTCTGTGGTCCTAACAGAATCCAGCAGTATTACTGTGACCTTCCTCCCGTGCTGGCCCTCTCCTGCTCGTCCACCCACAGCACGGAGTTGGTGATCCTGGTGGTGGCCGGGGTGCTGGGGAGCGGCGCCTGCGTGGTCACTGTGGCCTCTTACATCTGTATCCTCCAGGAAATCCTGGCCAGGAAGTCCCCTGGGATCCGGCACAAGGCTTTCTCCACCTGTGGTTCTCACCTGGCTGTAGTTTGCCTTTTTTATGGGACCACCATCTGCACCTACGTCCGCCCTTCCTCCACCTATTCCCCACACTGGGATAGGGTTGTGTCCATGCTCTATGGAATGCTCACCCCGCTCCTAAATCCCATCATCTACAGCCTCAGGAACAAAGAGGTAAAATGTGCCCTAAAAAGAGTGATCAGCCAGGTGAGAAGGGCCTTAACAAGACAAGAAAACCTTGCTCAGTCTCCACCATCAGCTGGGTAG
- the LOC136557918 gene encoding olfactory receptor 4D5-like, producing MAQDNSSRVTEFILLGLSDTQELQLLFFTFFLLAYTMILLGNLLIIVTVRTDPKLSSPMYFLLCNLSFIDICCTSVTAPRVLVALLSGHKAIAFEGCMAQLFFLHFVGSSEMFLLTVMAFDRYTAICRPLHYTAIMARRACWALVAACWAGGFIHSIVQTVLMLQLPFCGPNTIHSYFCDVPPVIRLACADTALTEWLMASNSGLISLGCFLVLVASYALILAKVRARVSQGNWKALSTCASHVMAITLFFMPCIFTYLRPAGTLPPSKYVCVIYTILSPMMNPLIYTLRSSEVKESMWRLWKSCRTF from the coding sequence ATGGCACAGGACAACTCCTCCCGGGTGACTGAATTCATCCTCCTGGGGCTCTCCGACACCCAGGAACTGCAACTCCTCTTCTTCACATTCTTCCTCCTGGCCTACACCATGATCCTGCTGGGCAACCTGCTCATCATTGTGACAGTCAGGACTGACCCCAAGCTCTCCTCGCCCATGTACTTCCTGCTCTGCAATCTGTCCTTCATTGATATCTGCTGCACCTCTGTCACTGCCCCCAGGGTGCTGGTGGCCCTGCTCTCAGGGCACAAGGCCATTGCCTTTGAGGGCTGCATGGCCCAGCTGTTTTTCCTGCACTTTGTGGGCTCCTCAGAGATGTTCCTCCTGACGGTGATGGCGTTCGACCGCTACACGGCCATCTGCAGGCCCCTGCACTACACGGCCATCATGGCCCGCAGGGCCTGCTGGGCGCTGGTCGCTGCCTGCTGGGCCGGGGGCTTTATCCACTCCATTGTCCAGACTGTGCTCATGCTCCAGCTGCCCTTCTGCGGCCCCAACACCATCCACAGCTACTTCTGTGACGTGCCGCCCGTCATCCGCCTGGCCTGCGCCGACACCGCCCTCACCGAGTGGCTCATGGCCTCCAACAGCGGCCTCATATCCCTGGGCTGCTTCCTGGTGCTGGTGGCCTCCTACGCCCTCATCCTGGCCAAGGTCCGGGCCCGCGTCTCCCAGGGGAACTGGAAGGCGCTGTCCACCTGTGCCTCACACGTGATGGCCATCACCCTGTTCTTCATGCCCTGCATCTTCACCTACCTGCGGCCCGCTGGGACCTTGCCCCCCAGCAAGTATGTCTGTGTCATCTACACCATCTTGTCACCCATGATGAACCCTCTCATCTACACCCTGAGGAGCAGCGAGGTGAAGGAATCCATGTGGAGACtctggaagagctgcagaaccttctga